From the genome of Caloranaerobacter sp. TR13:
TATTTACAGGTCTTTCACTGCTTATATCAGAATCTGGAGTCACTGATACTTCAGTGATAGCTATCTCTTGGTCTAATACAGGATCTTCTTCACCTTCTTGCTTTCTATATACCTTATACTCTTTATATGTTGTGTTACCTGCAGCATCTTGTGCTTCTATGCTTATTATATTGTCACCATATTCAAGGTTTATTTCATAATTTTCTATTGTATAATGAGCTGGTTCTAAATCTTTGAAATATGACCAGTCTTGTGAAATATTTTCTACAACATTACCGTTTACTTTAACAAGTAAGTCTGGTAAGTTTTCTGTAATATCAGCAGATATATTTACACTTTCTACTGTGTAGTCTACTATTCTATCGGTTGGTTCTTCTGTTACATTAATAACTGGAGCTGTAGTATCAACAAATATCTTATGTTCAAAATTAATATAGTTGCCTGCAGCATCTTGTGCTTCTATATCTATTTCATGCATACCATCTTGTAATACTAATACAGTTTCAAAATCATAATTTCCTGTTTCTTCATTATATACATACTCAACATCTTCACCATTAACTTTTAGTTCTACAAGCCCAGAACTATCTACTACTGAACCTTTAACTAATATTTCAGGAGTATTATATATACCAAAGTACTCAGGAGTTTCGATAAATATATATGGTATTGTTTTATCTCCTACAACTATAGGTTGTGTATCTACATAATTCCAACCACAATCATAAACTCTAACTACCATTTCATGTGTACCATCATATTTTGAAACATCAAATTCTCCTTTTGTTGATTCTTCTAGAACTACTCCGTCCTCAATTAATTCATATCTCAAAATTGGATAATCTCCGTCATTAGCTTTTACAACAATAACATCATTATCTTTATCATATGTTACTTCTTCAATAACTGGTGGTACAGTATCGATTCTTACAGGGAATTCTACACTTTGCCATTCTGAACCAGGGTAATCAATTCTTGTCTTAACTTCATATATATATTCTCCATCTTCTACTAATTTATTATTTGCTGTACCATCCCATATCCAACTATCCTTAGCATAGAACTCAGTACCTCTACCACTGTCATAATAATTCTTTCTAATGTATTCCTCATATGCTAAATCTCTAATCTTATTACCATCTTTGTCTAATATATTAATATCTAATTCCCTTGCATTCCTTAAGAATGACAATAAAGGAATAATACTATCTGCTACTCCATCACCATTAGGTGAAAAAGCTATTTTTGTCTTATCTGGTCCATCTGGGGTATAACCTAAGAATCTATAGACATCTTCTTTTTCATCTAACCAAGACATTACTGTTAAACCATAGAATGCTTGATTATCTTCGTTAGCATCATAATTTGTAACATCTATTATAGGCGCTTTATCCCATTCTCCATAGAAACCTACATATGGAATACTTAATTCAGGCACATTATCATCAGTTGGAACTAATCTAACAAAGCCTTCGATAAATGTACCATTAGGGAATATTGCATTAAGTGGCGCATTATATACCCAATCTACAGCATCTGTCAAATCAATTGTTACATCAAAGTCTAACGAAGCACCTGCTGGTACTTCTAAAACATTATATACATTGTCAACAACTGTTCCATCGCTAAGTTCAAATGATATTGGGAACTCGCCAGTCCAAGGTGCATCAGGACTGATTGTACCATTTTTATATACACCTTGTGTTTCTAATAAGTTCTCAACACCAAATGTCAAATCTGTACCTACAGTACCATATACTGCATAACTAACAGTTTGATCACTGAAATTCTGTACAGTTAAAGTAAATCTTGTTACATCTCCTATTTCTTTTAGATTAACTTTACTTAATCCTGTTTCCTTATAAGTTACAACTGCTGGTGTAGTAGTTGCAGCATAAAGGTCCATTACACCTGCACCTTGCCTTCTAGGTGAAGTGTAGTTTCCTACTCCAAAATAATCGTTATATAAGCCCTTATCTACACTAGGCTTGGCAGTACTCATCAATATATTTTTAGCCATATTTACTCTGTCAATACCTGTCAATCCAAATTCTTCATCTACTCTTTGTAACACTAAAGCTGCTCCACCTGATACATGTGGTGCTGCCATTGAAGTACCACTCATAATACCATATTTATCACCTTGTAAAGTTGAATAAATCTGTCCACCTGGAGCTGTTATTTCAGGTTTAAATCCAAGATCTGGAGTTACACCCCAAGAAGTGAAGTCTGACATCTTACCAATGTTAGGATTTAGTACTGTTGTTTTGTCGCCTTTGAATTCAACAAAATTTTTGCCTTTTTCTATTAAATCTAATAATTTTAAACCGTCAGAATGTCCAATGAAAACCGCTGGGATTTTTCCTTCTTCAGGATACATCATGTGAACTAAGCCATCTCCACCTGACTCATGATTAAAAACTATAACACCAATGGCTCCATTGTTTTGAGCATTCATTATCTTGTCTGTGAAATAGTATGAACCACGTTGTATTAATGCTATTTTGCCTTGAAGATCTACTCCTTCAAAATCTTCCTGTGTTCCACCTAGTCCACAATATACATATTCTATAGGACCATTAAATACTTCCACTGGATCATAAGAACCTGCCATTATATATCCTGCTAATTGCGGTTCATCATTTTCATCAATATATTCAAATGCTTCTGCTCTAATATGTGTATTTTCAATAGAAGCAACCTGTATAGATTCTGGTGTAAGTCCTGGAGAACCTACAACACCTATATCAGGATTCTTAATCAAAGGATTGCTATATCCATCTCCTATATGATTTGAATTGCCAGCTGAAATCGATACTAATACCCCATTTTCAACAGCCCTAGCTACAGCCTGTTGCTCTGGGTCATCTGGTAAAACAAAAGCTGAAGTTGAACCTAAACTCATATTTATAACATCTGCACCTAATTTTACAGAATCATCTATTGCTCTAATAATAATATCTCCAAAAGTTGAAGGCATAGAAGGATTGTTCCCAAACACTTTCATGGCTAGAAGCTGAGCTTCAGGTGCTATACCTTTAATTCCATCTTCATCACCATTTGCCCCTACAATACCAGCTACATGCATACCATGCATTGATGCATCTGGACCAAGATCTAATATTTCTAAGTTATTATCCATATAGTTGTACCCATATGGAACTTTGTCTGTAAACCATTTACCAGGAAGACCTTCTTGTGAAATAATATCTTCTACATTTTCTCTGCTTAGCTTAGATTTATCTGGATTAGTTAATTTCATATCTTTATGGCTTGGATCAATGCCGGTGTCGATAATAGCTACCACTGTACCTTCGCCATTATATCCTAAGTTCCATGTCTCTACCGCTTTTACTATATCTTTACTTGTATTCATATCAGGTTCAGGTCTGCTATATTCATTCGCTATTGTAACCCTTTTCACTCCTGGTATTTTTTCAATTTCCTGTGCTTCTTTAAAAGTTGTTGTTGCACTAAAACCATTAACTACATTAACAAAATTATTATGATACTCAATACTAATGTTGTTTTCCTTAATAGTTTCTTTTATACTTTCCTGCATTCCTATCAAATCATTTGTAATTACTTTAGCCATTTGTGCATTTAATTCGTTTACTTTAACTCCTTTTTCTGTTGCATATTCGATTAATGGCTTTCCTTCTAATTCAACAATAATTCTAATATTGTCGTCATCTTTTAGTCCCTTGGCTCTTGGATCTGAAGTTATGCTTTGTGTATTAAGAGATTTTGTAAAAGTAGTTGAATGTAATTTTGGAATTTTACTGTTTGGTGCAGCTAATGCTGTACCAAAAGTTCCTATTAGTACAGCTAGTACTAATAAGATTGAAAAGATCCTTTTGTTTTTCAACTCCATCCCCCTCTTCTTAAAATAAATAAAAAATAAGATAGTGAATTAATTATATTTTTCTTACTCACCTCCTTTCATGTTTTACCTCATATACTATTTTATTTTAGATTAGGTTTTATATTCTATGTTTATTTATATTTTCCTTTATTTACTTTATTTTTTTCGTTCGACATATTTTGTAATTAGTTGATTAGAGTAATAATTTCTATTTAATATTTATTAATTTAATTAATTAAAAAACATAATTGTATTATGGATTAAAAAAAGTGGCTATACAGCCACTTAAAATCTATTACATATCAATGGATTTATCATTTTTATTATGCTCAATTGTATCATCAATAATATTGAATAAATATGAATTATCTGTAAGATATTTTTTGTCGATTTCTATCGTTAAAATATTAAAAGTTATCACTTGTAAATTTGTCTTATACTTATCTGAAGGCATCGTTTTTATATAAATGTCATATCTGCCATTTCCATTTTTTGTTATTTTTCTAATAACCATATTATAACCAGGATTAGGTAATTCCTTGTAAATGGTAATAT
Proteins encoded in this window:
- a CDS encoding S8 family serine peptidase; the encoded protein is MKNKRIFSILLVLAVLIGTFGTALAAPNSKIPKLHSTTFTKSLNTQSITSDPRAKGLKDDDNIRIIVELEGKPLIEYATEKGVKVNELNAQMAKVITNDLIGMQESIKETIKENNISIEYHNNFVNVVNGFSATTTFKEAQEIEKIPGVKRVTIANEYSRPEPDMNTSKDIVKAVETWNLGYNGEGTVVAIIDTGIDPSHKDMKLTNPDKSKLSRENVEDIISQEGLPGKWFTDKVPYGYNYMDNNLEILDLGPDASMHGMHVAGIVGANGDEDGIKGIAPEAQLLAMKVFGNNPSMPSTFGDIIIRAIDDSVKLGADVINMSLGSTSAFVLPDDPEQQAVARAVENGVLVSISAGNSNHIGDGYSNPLIKNPDIGVVGSPGLTPESIQVASIENTHIRAEAFEYIDENDEPQLAGYIMAGSYDPVEVFNGPIEYVYCGLGGTQEDFEGVDLQGKIALIQRGSYYFTDKIMNAQNNGAIGVIVFNHESGGDGLVHMMYPEEGKIPAVFIGHSDGLKLLDLIEKGKNFVEFKGDKTTVLNPNIGKMSDFTSWGVTPDLGFKPEITAPGGQIYSTLQGDKYGIMSGTSMAAPHVSGGAALVLQRVDEEFGLTGIDRVNMAKNILMSTAKPSVDKGLYNDYFGVGNYTSPRRQGAGVMDLYAATTTPAVVTYKETGLSKVNLKEIGDVTRFTLTVQNFSDQTVSYAVYGTVGTDLTFGVENLLETQGVYKNGTISPDAPWTGEFPISFELSDGTVVDNVYNVLEVPAGASLDFDVTIDLTDAVDWVYNAPLNAIFPNGTFIEGFVRLVPTDDNVPELSIPYVGFYGEWDKAPIIDVTNYDANEDNQAFYGLTVMSWLDEKEDVYRFLGYTPDGPDKTKIAFSPNGDGVADSIIPLLSFLRNARELDINILDKDGNKIRDLAYEEYIRKNYYDSGRGTEFYAKDSWIWDGTANNKLVEDGEYIYEVKTRIDYPGSEWQSVEFPVRIDTVPPVIEEVTYDKDNDVIVVKANDGDYPILRYELIEDGVVLEESTKGEFDVSKYDGTHEMVVRVYDCGWNYVDTQPIVVGDKTIPYIFIETPEYFGIYNTPEILVKGSVVDSSGLVELKVNGEDVEYVYNEETGNYDFETVLVLQDGMHEIDIEAQDAAGNYINFEHKIFVDTTAPVINVTEEPTDRIVDYTVESVNISADITENLPDLLVKVNGNVVENISQDWSYFKDLEPAHYTIENYEINLEYGDNIISIEAQDAAGNTTYKEYKVYRKQEGEEDPVLDQEIAITEVSVTPDSDISSERPVNIKAEANQEVDWEVSIVDPNNETVDVFSETGTTFDMSWSPDEFKKLNGEYKVIFKATKGEEVATEEATFTVYNYPIKITDVEVIKQGGYVAIEASMENLGPNSQNPMLVIQVTDNMGYVVNISTVQMDGLQSGQTIKLSSGFGVKKNGTYNVDVYVWSGWDDTTSLSSPQSTTFVIK